Genomic DNA from Niabella ginsenosidivorans:
AAATGCGTTGGTCAGCGGTAAAGCAATATTGGCAAAAGCAATGATTACAAAAAAGAAAGCAAGCGCCGGAGCTTTTTGTGCAATACCGCCCAAGTCAGACATTTTGGTGGTGCCAAATTTGCGTTCGATGACCGCCACGATCATCCACATTCCCAGAATATTGATCCCGTGAGAGAACATTTGTATCAGAGTGCCCTGCAGGGCGCTTTTGTCTTCTGCAAATACAGCCAGACACATCAGCCCGATGTGGGCAATAGATGAATAGGCCACCAGCCGCTTCATATCGTTTTGCCGCAGGGCTATTAATGATGCATAAACAATCCCGGTTACAGCCATGGTAGACACAGTATCTCCCCAGCTATAGGAGGCAACCGGTAATACCGGCAACAGCCATCGTAATAGCCCCATCACTCCCATTTTTACCATTAATGCGCTTAAAACCATTGTGCCGGCGATGGGCGCCTGCTGATAAGTATCCGGCTGCCAGGTATGAAAAGGAAATACAGGCATTTTTACGGCAAAGGCCACAAAGAATAACCAAAAAAGCCATCCCTGCTCTTTAGGAGCAAGCCCTGTATTATAGAATGCAGTAATATCAAATGAATTGCCCGCCGTTTTTGAAGAAATATACAAGATACCTACCAGCATTAACAGCGAACCAATGAACGTATAAATAAAGAATTTAAAAGTGACCGCAATACGCTTTTCGCCTCCCCATTGAGAACAGATAAAATAAACAGGGATCAAGGCCAGCTCCCAGAAAAAATAGAAAAGCAGCGCATCCATTGCAAGGAATACCCCCATCATCCCTGCCTGTGCCAGCAACATCAGTCCAAAAAAATTGTTTATCTTTTTATAGGCAGTCGTCCAGGTAGAAAGAAAAATAACAGGGTACGATAATGCTGTCAGCATACAAAGCATAATGCCCATACCATCGCCGCCAAGAGAAAAGCTGCTATTGAGCAAACCCATCCATTGGGCTTTGAAGGTCCAGCTATCCGGGGTGCTATATACGGCTACTCCCAGTATGGCAATAATGAATGTTATAATAGCTGACAGCAATGACCAGGTACGAACCTGCTCTTCCCTCTTTATACAAAAAGTAACCAGTCCGCTCACTAAAGGCACCAGTATCAACAACAATGCGATCATATTTCAGTATTCAGATTTTCAGTATTCAGTCCCGATAACTATCGGGATCAGTGTTCAGATGTAAGATCTCTTCTATTCCTATTCAATGCCTGTTACTTCCTTAAAAAAAACTGTACAATAAAAATCAGTACCATTCCCAGCACCATCATGAGAATATACGCTCCGGTTTGCCCACTCTGCAACCAACGCAACTGGCGGCCACCATAGCGCACCAGTTTTCCCACTCCGTTTACAATACCGTCTATTACCTTTTTATCAAATACATTATTTAAAAAAGTACCAAAAGCATTAACAGGTTTTACAATGATCGCATCATACAATTCATCAACATACCATTTGTTCTCCAGTATTTTTCCAAGACCTGTAGCCTCTTCCAGATCCGGTTTTCTGGAAAACCGGCTCCAGGCAAATGCCACTACAATAATTACCAATACAGATGAGAGCCCTGCCAGCAACCATTCTGTACTGTGCGTTGCTTCATGAACAGGTAACAGGGCATAAGAATCCTTAAAAACAGGTTGTAAGAACCCGGCCAGGGAGTGCGCCCCCTGTGCCATAAATTCCGGAATACCCACAAACCCGCCGATCACAGAGAGAATGGCAAGCAGAATGAGCGGAACCGTAATGGCAGCAGGGCTTTCATGTAAATGATGCTCCTGCTCTTTTGTTCCGCGGAATTGACCATTAAAGGTGGTTGCATACAGCCGGAACATATAGAACGCAGTCATTAAAGCACCGGCTAAACCCAAAACATACAGAACGGGTGATTTAGCAAAGGCACCGGCCAGGATCTCATCTTTAGAAAAGAATCCTGAAAAACCGGGAATGCCTGCAATGGCAAAACATCCGATCAGGAAAGTAATATTGGTCACTTTCATATATTTTGCAAGTCCGCCCATCTTACGCATATCCTGCTCGCCCCCCATTGCATGGATCACGCTGCCGCTTCCCAGGAACAGCAATGCTTTAAAGAAGGCATGCGTCATTACATGGAAAACGGCTGCTACATAAGCACCGCTTCCTATAGCAAGGAACATGTAGCCTAACTGGCTTACAGTTGAATAGGCCAGCACTTTTTTAATATCATTCTGCTTCAACGCAATGGAAGCAGCCAACAACGCAGTAGCAATACCAATAACCGCAATTGCGTTTAATGTTGCAGGGGCCATGGAAAACATCAGGTTACTGCGTGCAATCATATAGATACCCGCGGTAACCATTGTAGCTGCATGGATCAAAGCGGATACCGGTGTTGGCCCTGCCATGGCATCCGGCAGCCAGGTGTACAGGGGGATCTGTGCACTTTTACCGGTGGCACCAACAAACAGCAGCAGGGTAATGGCCGTGATTTCCTTAGTTGAGAATTTTGCCAGTGAAGCATTGGTAAAAACCTCGCTGAATGTGGTAGTGCCCAGCCTGTTGATCAGCATGAATAAGGCCACCAGGAAAGCAAGGTCGCCAATACGGTTCATAATAAAAGCCTTGTTTGCTGCCCGGGCATATTCATCCCTTTTAAACCAAAAGCCGATCAGCAGGTAAGAACAAAGACCAACCCCTTCCCAGCCGATAAACATGATGACAAAATTAGCTCCCATTACCAGCAGCAGCATGGAAAATACAAACAGGTTCAGGTAAGCGAAGTACCTTCCAAAATGTTCCGGTTTTTCATCATGCATATAAGAGGTGGAATACACATGTATCAGAAACCCAACACCTGTAATGATCAGCAGCCATATGACAGATAGCTGGTCGATCTGGAACGCAAAGGGTATTTTTAAATTACCTACATTAATAAAAGGAAAATATTCAGCGGTATGTGTATTGCCGGCGCGTACCTGAAAAAAAGCCCAAAGGCTTATGGCAAACGAAACCAGGATTACACCGCTTCCAATAACCCCTGTAGCGCCTTTGGACAGGCTTTTTCTTCCCAGCCCGTTTATTAAACAGCCTATTAATGGTAACAACGGAATTAAATAAACGATATCTAACACATTCTTCATAATAAAACGGGATCCTGTTAATGTTTCAACCTGTTTAAGAAATTAATATTTATCGAGTGCACATTTCGGTACATCATTACAATAATAGCCAGCCCCACGCTTACCTCTGCGGCGGCTACCACCATAATAAAGAATACAAACAGCTGACCATCTGTTCCTGTAACAGCCGCAGCTCCTTTGGCTATATGGTGCATTTTTGAAAAAGCAACGAGTAACAGGTTTACAGCATTCAGCATCAGCTCAATGCACATAAAAACAATAATGGCGTTCCTGCGCGTTAAAACCCCCACCACACCAATTGCAAACAAACAAAGTGCAAGGGTTATGTAATAATTTACTGGCATTTCAGTTTTCAGTTTTCAGCTATCAGTATTAATATTTATTATTCCTTATTCTTTTTTCCCAATAACTACTGCTCCCACCATGGCACTTAAAAATAAAATGCTGGCGATCTCAAACGGGATAACGAAAGTAGTAAACAGCTCATGCCCGAGGTTCTTTACCAACCCGATATTACCGGTACCCATTTCTACAAGGTTCTTTTTTACTTCCGTATTTCTCAAAGCAGCTACCAGCACCAGGAACAGGCACCCTCCTGCAATGGCGCCTACGATCTGCATCCATTTATTTTTTAACGTTTCTGTTGCTTTGCTTAAATTCATTAACATGATCACAAAAAGAAAGAGCACCATAATGGCACCCGCATAAACAATAATGTTTACAATAGCCAGAAACTGTGCATTCATTAAAATATAATGACCGGAAATGGCAAAGAAAGTTATGATCAGCCCCAGGACACTATACACGGGGTTCTTGCTGGTAATGACCATCAGTGCGCTGCCGATTGCGATCACTGTAAGTATCCAAAATAAAAGCTGTGTTATATTCATTTTGATCTTTAATTAGAGCTTCTAAACTTCTTCCTTTTCTCTTTTAATGGTTCCCAGTGCCTTTTTATAGCCTTCAGGATCTGTAACGGGGTTGGGGATCAACAGATCCTCTTTTTTATAAATAAACCCTTTGCGGGTGTAATTAGACGGGGTAAAGGTTTGAGAAAGATAAATGGCATCTTTGGGGCAGGCTTCTTCGCAATAACCGCAAAAGATGCAGCGCAGCATATTGATCTCATAACGGGCTGCATATTTTTCTTCGCGGTACAGGTTTTCTTCTCCCTCCTGCCTTTCTGCTGCTTCCATTGTAATGGCTTCTGCCGGGCACGCAACGGCGCAAAGGCCGCAGGCAGTGCATCGTTCACGCCCTTCTTCATCCCGGTTCAGGATATGAAGCCCGCGAAACACTTTACTGAAGGGCCTCTGTTCTTCGGGGTACTGGATGGTCACTTTCTTTTTAAAAAAGTGCTTCAGCGTAATCGCCATCCCTTTAAAAATATTCACCAGGTAGCTGCGCTCCACCCAGTTCATCGGTCTTCGATCAACGGGTTTGCTTCTGTTTGTTAATTGTACGCCCATACCTTTATTAATTGTTTAACTTCTTTTAATTTCTTGTTTCCGAACTCAATTCACTATTGTCGATCTATCTCACACTGCTTACTTCTTCAGCCATAATACCACCAATGCTGTAATGATCATATTCAGCAATGCCAGCGGTATCAGGCGTTTCCAGCCCAGATGCATTAGCTGGTCAAAACGGAAGCGCGGAATGGTCCAGCGGATCCACATGAACACAAATACAAAAATCAGCGCTTTCAGAAATAAACAGAGGAACGTCAGCACAGCCACCCAATTCCCGCCTATCTGCATGGCCAGCTTTGCCTCATTTACAAACGGGATATCATAACCTCCAAAATAAAGCGTGGACATAATAACACCGCTTATAAACATATTGATATATTCGGCAAACAGGTAAAATCCAAGTTTCATACTGGAATACTCCTGATGATAGCCAAAATTCAGTTCGTTTTCTGCTTCAGCAAGGTCAAACGGAGTACGGTTGCACTCAGCTAGCGCACAGATAAAAAAGATCAGGAATCCCAGTATCTGCCAGCCGCCGCCAAAGATATTCCAACTGGCCAGGTCACCTAATGCACCGCCCCGCTGCGCATCAACAATAGCGCTCATTTGCAGGGAACCGGTAAGCATCAGTATTGCAATCAGGGACATCCCCATTGCCAGCTCGTAAGAGACCATTTGCGAAGCGCCGCGAATGGCTGCCAGTAAGGAGAACTTATTATTAGAGGCCCATCCGCCCAACATGATGCCATATACTCCCAGGCTTACCACACCAAAAACGTAAAGGATGCCAATATTTACATCGGCTACCTGAAGCGGCACCATACGCTCACCGATCTTTACAGCTGTTCCCCAGGGAATAACCGCGCTGGTAAGCAACGCCGTAATCATGGCCAGCATCGGTCCCAGTATGAATAAAAACCGGGAAGAGGCCAAGGGAATGATTTCCTCCTTAAAAAAGAGCTTGCCGCCGTCTGCAAGTGGCTGCAAAAGCCCAAAAGGGCCTGCCCTGTTAGGACCGATACGATCCTGGATAAAAGCCGCCACCTTTCTTTCGCCATATGTAGCATACATGGCTACCACCATTGACAGCGTAATAATAAGCGCGATCAGCACCAATTTCTCAATAATAAAAAACCAATCAATAGCCAGTAGATACATATTTAAAAAATAGCTTGTTAATCTTTTCGTTCTTCAATTAATTTCTTCTTATTGAACACATCGCCGGTAGCGGGGCCAGGAATTTTGCTCAGATCAATATCCGGGTCATTCACATCGCTTACGCTGTGAATATCCATTAATAATTTTGGTGCATGCCCCATTACTTCACCGATCGTTTCCTTGGGCATATCCAGCACTTCATAGTGATTGGCGCCAATTACAGAGCCGCGTGCTACTTTTGTTGGCCCTTCAATTACCCAATCTTTCACATCTTTCTTTTCAAAACGGCATTCATTGCAAATCCAGCCGGTTTTACCATCTTCAGCGGGTAAAATCTCACCCCATTGATCTTTACGTGCCGTTACCCGCAATACTTCGTGACCACGTGCCCACAACGTTACCTTTCCGCAGCAGGTTGGGCAATCACGATGCGCATCTACAGGTTTTGTAAACCATACCCTGTTCTTGAACCGGAATGTTTTATCCGTTAACGCGCCCACAGGGCATACATCAATGACATTACCGATAAATTCATTATCCAGTGATTTTTCGATATAGGTGGCGATCTCCGCATGGTCTCCGCGATCCAGCACTCCATGCTGGCGTTTGCTGGTTAACTGGTCTGCCGTAAACACGCAACGGTAACAAAGAATACAGCGCGTCATGTGCAGCTGAATGTATTTGCCCAGGTTGTGCTTTTTAAACGTACGTCTTTTAAATTCATACCGGGTGCCGCTTTTACCATTCTCATAGCTCAGATCCTGCAATTTGCATTCACCGGCCTGGTCACAAATAGGGCAATCCAGCGGGTGGTTGATGAGGAGGAATTCCACAACGCTGTTACGGGCAGCAATAACCCTTTCACTGGTAATATTCTTTACCTCCATGCCATCCATAACAGTAGTACGGCAACTGGCTACCAGCTTTGGCATAGGGCGCGGATCCTTTTCTGATCCCTTGCTTACCTCTACCAGGCAGGTACGGCATTTACCGCCACTGCCCTGCAGCGGGGTATAGTAGCACATGGCCGGGGGCGCCACTTCACCACCAATAAATCTTGCTGCCTGCAAAATGGTGGTGCCAGGGGGCACTTCTATTGTAATATTATCAATAGTTACCTTAAAGTTTGCAGGTGGTTGTTGTTTTACTTCGTCCGCCATATTTATTTCTCGCAGCGACCACAGCAAAGCAGCGGCGCGGCTTTTATAGTTTATTCACAATTCTTTTTATCCCATCTTTTAACAGGCTTACATTAAAATTGACTAAAATACCAGGTTTCAGATTGGTCAATTTCAGATAAGTAAGTACCTGTTTATAATGCACATCTGCAACAGCCTCTATACTTTTTAATTCGAACAACACTTTTTCATAAACAATAAGGTCTGCTCTAAACCCTACTTGCATTCTGAGTCCTTCATGAATAACAGGAATTCCATGTTGTCTTTTAAATGGAATACCGGCCTTTGTCAATTCATAACACAATATCTCTTCATATACGCTCTCAAATAATCCGGGCCGTATTGCCTGTGCATTTTAAAACAAAGATCTAAAACTCCGGTGGCTATATCATTTTCGGTTAACATCTACTGGTTGATCCACAACTGCAATAAAAGAGATACATTTATTAAACCCTTTATTCAATCTTTTCTTTACCGCGATCGCTATTCCATTGCGTCGTTGCGAGAAATGCACTACACCGCTACAGGCTCCGGTACCGGCAGCGGATCTGCATAATGGGCCAGCCCATAATTCCTTTGCTGCGCTTCTTCCGGGTGGGTAACGTGCCATTCAAACTCATCACGGAAATGCCTGATGGCTGCTGCAACAGGCCAGGCTGCCGCATCGCCCAGCGGGCAGATCGTATTTCCCTCTATTTTACTCTGTATATCCCACAACAGGTCAATGTCGCTCATTTTGCCATGCCCCTGATCCAGCCGCAGTAATAATTTTTCCATCCAGCCGGTCCCTTCCCGGCAGGGAGAGCATTGCCCGCAACTTTCATGACGATAAAAACGCGCTAACGTATACGTGTGCTTTACCACGCACTGATCCTCATCAAATACGATGAAACCACCGCTGCCCATCATGGTTCCGGTTGCAAAACCTCCGTCAGAAAGACTTTCATAATTCATCATCCGCTGCTCGCCTTTTGCGGTCTTGAGCAAAAGATTCGCAGGCAGGATAGGCACCGAAGATCCACCTGGTATACAGGCTTTCAGGCGCTTGCCATTCTTTATGCCGCCGCACCATTCATCGCTGTAAATAAATTCCTCAACGGAAATGGTCATGTCTATTTCGTAAACACCGGGCTTATTGATATTACCGCAGGCCGATATTAATTTAGTACCGGTAGACCGGCCCACACCAATTTTCGCATACTCCTCACCTCCCATATTCATAATGGGCACAACGGCTGCCAGTGTTTCTACGTTATTGACCACCGTTGGCCGATCCCAGGCCCCTTTAACAGCAGGAAAAGGAGGTTTGATACGCGGATTGCCACGCTTTCCTTCCAGTGATTCAATCAACGCGGTCTCTTCTCCGCAGATATAGGCGCCGGCACCTCTCTGAACATAGATCTCACAATCAAAACCGGAATTCAGGATATTCTTTCCCAGGAAACCATTGGCTTTTGCCTCTGCTATAGCCTGCTCCAGGATATCAGGGATCCAGGCATATTCCCCGCGGATATAAATATAGGTGGTATTGGAACCCAGTGCATAACTGGAAACGATCAATCCTTCAATGAGCAGATGCGGGATAAACTCCATCAGGTAACGGTCTTTAAAGGTTCCCGGTTCGCTTTCATCTGCATTGCACACCAGATGGCGGGGAACGCCTTCCGGCTTTGCTATAAAACTCCACTTCATACCTGTCGGGAACCCGGCACCGCCGCGCCCCCGGAGGCCGCTTTTCTTTACTTCCTCCACCACGTCTTCCGGAGCCATTTTTAAGGCTTTTTCAACACTTCTGTAACCTCCGTTCTTCCGGTAGGTGTCAAAATACCTGATCCCTTCTATATGTGCGTTTTCTAAAAGTAGTTTTATACTGCTCATTATTCTTTATCCTTTTCAAAAGTTAAATTGCCATACAATTAACTTTTTGGCTTATCGTAGTTAAACATCCAGCTGATCCCGAACCGGTCTGTTACCATACCAAATTTAGCGCCCCAAAAGGTATCCTGTAATGGCATGGTTATAGTGCCTCCCGCTGCCAGCGCCTCAAAGGTTTGAGTAATGGATGCTTCGTCTGTAAAATTCAGCGCCAGGCTTATATTGGTTCCACTGGTAACCGGTTCTGCGCCTGGCGCACAATCACTCACCATAAAATTCAATTCACCGGCGCTAAACAATGCATGCATAATTTTATCCTTATGCGCATCCGGGCTTGGAAAATCAGCCTGCGCTTCTCCGAAGGTTTGTTTGTGCACCACCTGCCCGCCCAGCGCAGCTGCGTAAAAATCCAATGCTTCTGCAGCATTGCCGTTAAAATTCAGATATGGAGTAATTACCTGCATTGTACTTTATTATTAATTCGATGCCGAAGCATTATTCCTGCATTCGGCAATAATTGCATCCACTTTTTCTTTTGTAAGGTGCTCTTTATAATATTTGCCCATCTGCATCATAGGTGCATAGCCACACGCACCCAGGCATTCCGCCGTTTTCAGGGTAAACAGTCCGTCTTCCGTTGTTTCCCCCGGTTTTATATTCAGTTTTTCCCCGATATAGGCAATGATATCATCGCTTCCCTGGATCATACAGGGACCGGTCTGGCACACTTCAAAAACATATTTGCCAACCGGTTTCAGGTTGTACATCGTATAAAAAGTTGCCACCTCGTATACTTCAATCGGTTCAATCTTTAAAAGCGATGCCACATAGTCCATCGTTTCAGTGCTCAGCCATCCAAACGCTTCCTGGGCCAGGTGCAATACCGGCAGCAGGGCGCTTTTCTGCCTGCCTTCCGGATACCGGGCAATGATCTGGCTCACTTTTTCCAACTGTTCCTGAGAAAACTCTATCATTGTTTCATTCATCAATTATAAAATCTGTTTATGCATCCATTTCTCCTGCTATCAGGTTCATGGATGACATTACTACAATAGCATCGCTCAGCATGGCCCCGGTTACCATTTCGGCATATGCCTGGTAATAAATAAAACAGGGCCTTCTGAAATGCAGCCGGTAGGGCGTGCGGCCGCCATCGCTTATAAAATAAAAACCCAGCTCTCCGTTGGCTCCTTCTACTGCATTATAAACCTCCCCCGGAGGCATATCTATTTCACCCATAATGATCTTGAAGTGCCAGATCAGGGCTTCCATTTTTGTATAAACATCCTTTTTGGGAGGCAGGTAATATTCCGGAATATCAGCATGGTACTCGGTGGCCTCTCCTCCTTTCAGGTTGCCGAGCTTTTGCATGGCCTGTTCAATGATGCGCAGGCTTTGCCACATTTCATTGTTGCGCACCAGGAACCGGTCGTAAGAATCCCCCTTTGACCCTACGGGAATATCAAACTCAAACTCCTCGTAGCTGCTGTAAGGAGCTGTTACCCGAACATCATAATCCACACCGGCGGCCCGCAGGTTAGGGCCGGTAAACCCATAATTCAATGCCCGTTCTGCGGAAATAGGGCCTGCGCCTATTGTGCGGTCCATAAAGATCCGGTTGCGGGTAAACAGGTCTTCAAATTCCTTCAGCACAGCGGGATATTCTTTTAAAAACCGTTCAATTTTTTCAAAAGCGGCATTGCTGAAATCTCTTTCAAAACCGCCGATACGGCCAATATTAGTGGTAAGGCGGGAACCGCAGATCTCTTCGTAGATCTCATACACCAGTTCCCGGTACTGCATTACGTACAGGAAGCCGGTATAAGCGCCGGAATCTACGCCCATAATGGAATTACAGATCAGGTGATCCGTAATACGCGCCAGTTCCATAATAATAATCCGCAGATAATCCACGCGTTTGGGCACCTGTACCTTTAATAATTTTTCGCAGGTAAGGTGCCAGCCGATATTATTAATTGGAGCAGAACAATAATTTAAACGATCTGTAAGCGGGGTGATCTGGTATAAGGGCCTGCGTTCGGCTATTTTTTCAAAAGCCCGGTGAATATAGCCAACGGTTGAATCTGCCGAAACAATCTTTTCTCCATCCAGTTCAATAATGTTCTGGAATACACCGTGCGTTGCCGGGTGCGTAGGGCCCAGGTTTAGTGTAGTTGTTTGTTTTTCTATACTGCCACTGGGCAATAAAACATGATCACTCATAATCTATATTCAAAATTAACCCTCTTTCCTTTTTATTTATAAGGCTCCCCTGCCAAACATTTCATCATCTTTATCAATACGGCTCTGATCTTCCAGCGGGTATTCTTTTCTCAGCGGGAAATAGTCCATTTCATCCACGTTCAGGATGCGCTTTAAATTTGGATGCCCTATAAAGTTGACCCCATAAAAATCATATGTTTCGCGCTCCATCCAATTGGCTGCCGCAAAAAGCCCGGTAGCCGTATAAACATCAGGCTGATTGATACTGGTATATATTTTATACCGCACACGCACATTCTCCAGCAGGTTATGCAAATGATACACTACGGCTATTTCCTTTCCCTTATGATCAGGATAATGAACGCCACATAAATCAGTAAGAAATCCAAACTGAAGCGAAGGCTCCTCTACCAGAAAGTTCAGCACCTTCAGGTTGAGCTCCTTATCAGATGCAAAGCTCAGCAAACCATACTGTTCCTCAAAATCAAAAACCTGATTGCCAAATTTCTCAACCAGTTTTTCTTTTATATGCTCATTGGTCAATCCCATACCCAAACCCCTGAAGGGGCGTTTATTTTTTTAATTCCCTCTTCCTTTAGGGCTGAGGGCTATTGTATTCCATAACTTTCCAGCAAGGCCTTGTATTGCTCACCGTTTCTTCTTCTAAGGCTTTCCTTACCCACCAGATCCTGTATGCGCATTACCCCGTCCAGTATTGCTTCCGGTCTTGGAGGGCAACCCGGCACATATACATCTACCGGAACCACCTGGTCGATTCCCTGTAACACGCTGTACGTATCAAAAATACCTCCGCTGCTGGCACAGGCTCCTACTGCAATCACCCAACGGGGCTCTGCCATCTGAAGGTATACCTGTTTTACAACCGGGCCCATTTTTTTGGCAATGGTGCCCATTACCATCAGCAGATCACACTGGCGGGGAGAGAACCCCACGCGCTCACTGCCAAACCTCGCCAGGTCATAAGTGGCTGCCATTGTAGCCATAAATTCAATGCCACAACAGGAAGTGGCAAAAGGAAGCGGCCATAAGGAATTCTTACGGGCCAGACCAATTACACTATCTAATGTGGTGGCAAAAAAACCTTCTCCCTGATGACCATCCGGCATATCTGCCATCATCAGGCTGTCTTTCAGATCCGCCTTTTTAGGCTTAATATTGTATGATACAGGTCGCATAATTTCTTAGTTTTTCTACTACAATAACAAAAAAACAGGATTAAAGATCAGCTTTAATCCTCCCATTTTAAGGCTCCGCGTTTTATGATATAAATAAACCCGCAGAGGAAAAAAGCCACAAAGAGGAGCACTGCATAAAAGCCGCCCCAACCCAGTTCCCTGAAATTCACTGCATAAGGATAAAAAAAGATCACCTCTACATCAAACAACACAAAAAGAATGGCTGTAAGGAAATACTTAATAGCTACGGGCTGGCGTGCCTCACCGTGCGATTCAATGCCACTGGCAAAGTTCTGCAGCTTATCAGCAGTTCTTCTTTTTGGCCCCAGTAAGTGAGTAACTCCCATTAATGTGGCGATCATGCCTACCGCAAAAATAATTTGCAACCCTATTGGTAAATAGGAGCTTGAGGTATCCAAGCCCGCTTGTATAACTAAACTAATCATCTCAATTATGCAATACGCAAAAATAAGGTAACCTGCTAACAAAACCTTTTTTTAATGTGCCAAAAAGCAAACAGCCCCGAAAAATTCCGGAGCTGTTTAATACAATATCTAAAATAGCTGTTATTTCTGCGACTTAGGAGGCTTTGTGCCGGTAGAATCTTTTGTGCCGGTAGAATCTTTAGGTGCGGTACCTGTAGAATCTTTTTGGGGTGCCGAGCCGCCTGAAGCGCCTGACGATTTTCCACTCATTTTACCTACCTGATCTATAAAGCCCTGTAATTGCTGCTGTACGCCGGCATCATCCGTAGCGCCTTTTGCCAGGGTCAGGTATTTCAGGCCATTTTCCCTGTCGCCAGCCACATTCACATAATAGGTGGCCAAAGTTGTTGCTGCGCTGAACAGATTCTTCTTTGCATCAACGGCTGTATCCTTTTGTGAAAATGCAATTAATTTTTCTCCATCAGGTACTAAAATATTTTTAGCATTGGTCGAATCAAAGATCCGGCTGCTGTTAAATGCCCACAAATAACCATAATTCACATCAGGGTGTTTGGTACGCATCGCATCAAATACTTTCCAGGCTTTCTCGTAGTCCTTTGCCTGATAATATCCGGTATATCCTGCATCAAAATAATCACGAATACCTGGGTCAGGTTTGATCTTCAATACTTCTGCCAACAGATCTCCCTGCACTTCATGGTTGCCTTTATCACCAAAGAATTTTGCACCTTCCTGCAGCATTTTCACCCTGTTCACGGTTGAAGTATCTGATTTTAAACCGTCCATATAAGCCTGTAACACTTCATTTTCTTTACCGGGCGTAGCGGCGTAGGCCATAGCCTTCAGGTTATAATCCTGCGGTGACAGATCTTCAGGATCTGTTTTTGCAAAATATTTTTCAACAAAAGGCAATGCTTTTGCAGCTTCTCCTTTATCAATATAAGCATAGCCTAATAATTTATATACTTTGGCAGGAGTCTGCTCGCCCATTTTTTGCACAATGCCATTGGCAGAAGTAATAGCCTGATCATATTGTTTATTAAAGTAGAAAGTCTGTG
This window encodes:
- a CDS encoding complex I subunit 4 family protein translates to MIALLLILVPLVSGLVTFCIKREEQVRTWSLLSAIITFIIAILGVAVYSTPDSWTFKAQWMGLLNSSFSLGGDGMGIMLCMLTALSYPVIFLSTWTTAYKKINNFFGLMLLAQAGMMGVFLAMDALLFYFFWELALIPVYFICSQWGGEKRIAVTFKFFIYTFIGSLLMLVGILYISSKTAGNSFDITAFYNTGLAPKEQGWLFWLFFVAFAVKMPVFPFHTWQPDTYQQAPIAGTMVLSALMVKMGVMGLLRWLLPVLPVASYSWGDTVSTMAVTGIVYASLIALRQNDMKRLVAYSSIAHIGLMCLAVFAEDKSALQGTLIQMFSHGINILGMWMIVAVIERKFGTTKMSDLGGIAQKAPALAFFFVIIAFANIALPLTNAFIGEFMMFNGILSSGVTQYGIPLMATAGLGIILGAVYTLNMGRRVFFGNTNALTEKGTDITFHEKAVLAIIVGAILIIGVYPQPLLHSFDQISQSILKHSDVLYLLKKH
- the nuoL gene encoding NADH-quinone oxidoreductase subunit L, which gives rise to MKNVLDIVYLIPLLPLIGCLINGLGRKSLSKGATGVIGSGVILVSFAISLWAFFQVRAGNTHTAEYFPFINVGNLKIPFAFQIDQLSVIWLLIITGVGFLIHVYSTSYMHDEKPEHFGRYFAYLNLFVFSMLLLVMGANFVIMFIGWEGVGLCSYLLIGFWFKRDEYARAANKAFIMNRIGDLAFLVALFMLINRLGTTTFSEVFTNASLAKFSTKEITAITLLLFVGATGKSAQIPLYTWLPDAMAGPTPVSALIHAATMVTAGIYMIARSNLMFSMAPATLNAIAVIGIATALLAASIALKQNDIKKVLAYSTVSQLGYMFLAIGSGAYVAAVFHVMTHAFFKALLFLGSGSVIHAMGGEQDMRKMGGLAKYMKVTNITFLIGCFAIAGIPGFSGFFSKDEILAGAFAKSPVLYVLGLAGALMTAFYMFRLYATTFNGQFRGTKEQEHHLHESPAAITVPLILLAILSVIGGFVGIPEFMAQGAHSLAGFLQPVFKDSYALLPVHEATHSTEWLLAGLSSVLVIIVVAFAWSRFSRKPDLEEATGLGKILENKWYVDELYDAIIVKPVNAFGTFLNNVFDKKVIDGIVNGVGKLVRYGGRQLRWLQSGQTGAYILMMVLGMVLIFIVQFFLRK
- the nuoK gene encoding NADH-quinone oxidoreductase subunit NuoK → MPVNYYITLALCLFAIGVVGVLTRRNAIIVFMCIELMLNAVNLLLVAFSKMHHIAKGAAAVTGTDGQLFVFFIMVVAAAEVSVGLAIIVMMYRNVHSININFLNRLKH
- a CDS encoding NADH-quinone oxidoreductase subunit J family protein → MNITQLLFWILTVIAIGSALMVITSKNPVYSVLGLIITFFAISGHYILMNAQFLAIVNIIVYAGAIMVLFLFVIMLMNLSKATETLKNKWMQIVGAIAGGCLFLVLVAALRNTEVKKNLVEMGTGNIGLVKNLGHELFTTFVIPFEIASILFLSAMVGAVVIGKKE
- the nuoI gene encoding NADH-quinone oxidoreductase subunit NuoI produces the protein MGVQLTNRSKPVDRRPMNWVERSYLVNIFKGMAITLKHFFKKKVTIQYPEEQRPFSKVFRGLHILNRDEEGRERCTACGLCAVACPAEAITMEAAERQEGEENLYREEKYAARYEINMLRCIFCGYCEEACPKDAIYLSQTFTPSNYTRKGFIYKKEDLLIPNPVTDPEGYKKALGTIKREKEEV
- the nuoH gene encoding NADH-quinone oxidoreductase subunit NuoH — encoded protein: MYLLAIDWFFIIEKLVLIALIITLSMVVAMYATYGERKVAAFIQDRIGPNRAGPFGLLQPLADGGKLFFKEEIIPLASSRFLFILGPMLAMITALLTSAVIPWGTAVKIGERMVPLQVADVNIGILYVFGVVSLGVYGIMLGGWASNNKFSLLAAIRGASQMVSYELAMGMSLIAILMLTGSLQMSAIVDAQRGGALGDLASWNIFGGGWQILGFLIFFICALAECNRTPFDLAEAENELNFGYHQEYSSMKLGFYLFAEYINMFISGVIMSTLYFGGYDIPFVNEAKLAMQIGGNWVAVLTFLCLFLKALIFVFVFMWIRWTIPRFRFDQLMHLGWKRLIPLALLNMIITALVVLWLKK